The following proteins come from a genomic window of Limnohabitans sp. 103DPR2:
- the recD gene encoding exodeoxyribonuclease V subunit alpha: protein MSLQLSTLPKFNVPQPLAAPAGSATSVTWPWTPLDVAWLKFLNSHQASTDPLHDVMALLVSYQMGRGHACLDLAFLWQDPSHLLDWSDAQVKALKQQSTHAKEAPADLFSETVNPWAEAAKSMPWAMGDHSPMVLSKQADGQPRRVYLRRAWQAEQSIQAAIQVRLATQFEVPQDTEEKLKALFGDEAQATDWQRVACAKALRAGITLITGGPGTGKTTTVVRLLALLQGAAKDQQQTLRIHLAAPTGKAASRLSASIQSALASLPEGWAEGIPSQAVTLHQLLQYNPDAAARKAPILATDLVVVDEASMIDLELMARLMACVPAHARLVLLGDKDQLASVEAGAVWSQLCEGAVQSDEQTQAHNNTAYTLTEQTAVLHVSRRFDANSAIGQWAKLINEGQHEALKEQWQALPITGQSPSDELTEIQRWPDAWRERSQGALHPEVVNALKLGWTHWLSELKPLLQTGAVCDNAQALKLINSFSEFQVLCALRQGAWGVQALNDRIAVALGLSANRDKSFQPQTSKDNWFVGRPIMVTRNDYHLNLMNGDVGQCLPTANGLRVAFPDGEGGVRWVLPSRLDAVETVWAMTVHKSQGSEYDHVLMVLPDRDAPVLTCELLYTGVTRAKTQLTWWAPNPAVLFNAVRQRVTRSGGLADGLFHPAK, encoded by the coding sequence ATGAGCTTGCAACTTTCCACTCTGCCAAAGTTCAATGTGCCTCAACCCTTAGCCGCTCCAGCCGGTTCGGCCACTTCAGTCACTTGGCCGTGGACGCCTTTGGATGTGGCCTGGTTGAAATTTTTGAATTCGCATCAAGCCAGCACCGATCCTTTGCATGATGTGATGGCGCTGTTGGTCAGTTACCAAATGGGACGCGGCCACGCCTGCTTAGACTTGGCTTTTTTATGGCAAGACCCGTCGCATTTGCTCGACTGGTCGGATGCGCAAGTGAAAGCCTTAAAGCAGCAAAGCACGCATGCAAAAGAGGCACCCGCAGACTTGTTTTCTGAGACCGTGAACCCATGGGCCGAGGCCGCCAAATCCATGCCATGGGCAATGGGTGATCATTCGCCCATGGTCTTGTCCAAGCAGGCGGACGGTCAGCCTCGACGCGTTTATTTAAGGCGTGCATGGCAAGCAGAGCAAAGCATTCAAGCCGCCATTCAAGTGCGCCTGGCCACTCAGTTCGAAGTACCCCAAGATACTGAAGAAAAACTCAAGGCTTTGTTTGGTGATGAAGCGCAAGCCACAGATTGGCAGCGCGTTGCATGTGCCAAGGCTTTGCGCGCTGGCATCACCCTCATCACGGGCGGCCCTGGCACCGGCAAGACCACCACCGTGGTTCGCCTCTTGGCATTGCTGCAAGGTGCGGCGAAAGATCAACAGCAAACTTTGCGCATTCATTTGGCCGCCCCCACAGGCAAGGCTGCAAGCCGTTTGAGTGCATCGATTCAATCGGCTTTGGCCAGTTTGCCAGAGGGCTGGGCAGAGGGCATTCCTTCCCAAGCGGTCACCTTGCACCAACTGTTGCAATACAACCCAGATGCTGCAGCTAGAAAAGCCCCCATCTTGGCCACTGACTTGGTGGTGGTCGATGAAGCGTCCATGATTGATTTGGAACTGATGGCCCGCTTGATGGCGTGTGTGCCTGCACATGCACGATTGGTTTTGTTGGGTGACAAAGACCAATTGGCCTCGGTCGAAGCAGGTGCTGTGTGGTCGCAATTGTGCGAAGGTGCAGTGCAGTCGGATGAGCAAACACAAGCGCACAACAACACCGCCTACACATTGACTGAACAAACCGCTGTGCTGCATGTCAGTCGGCGCTTTGATGCTAACAGTGCCATCGGTCAATGGGCCAAGCTGATCAATGAAGGTCAGCACGAAGCGCTCAAAGAACAATGGCAGGCATTGCCCATCACCGGTCAATCGCCGTCCGATGAATTGACGGAAATTCAGCGCTGGCCAGACGCATGGCGCGAAAGATCACAGGGCGCATTGCATCCCGAGGTGGTGAATGCTTTGAAGTTGGGCTGGACGCATTGGTTGTCTGAGTTAAAGCCGCTTCTTCAAACAGGCGCAGTGTGCGACAACGCGCAAGCTTTGAAATTGATCAACAGTTTTTCGGAATTTCAGGTGCTGTGTGCTCTGAGACAAGGCGCCTGGGGCGTGCAAGCCTTGAACGATCGCATTGCAGTGGCTTTGGGCCTGAGTGCCAATCGTGACAAGAGCTTTCAGCCGCAGACTTCGAAAGATAACTGGTTCGTTGGCCGACCCATCATGGTCACGCGCAACGACTATCACTTGAACCTCATGAACGGTGATGTAGGTCAATGTTTGCCAACCGCAAACGGATTGCGCGTGGCATTCCCAGATGGCGAAGGTGGCGTGCGTTGGGTTCTGCCTTCGCGCCTGGATGCGGTAGAAACCGTGTGGGCCATGACCGTTCACAAATCACAGGGCTCTGAATACGACCATGTGCTGATGGTGCTGCCTGATCGCGATGCGCCTGTATTGACATGCGAGTTGCTGTACACCGGCGTGACCCGTGCCAAAACCCAGCTCACTTGGTGGGCTCCGAATCCCGCTGTCTTGTTCAACGCTGTGCGCCAACGGGTCACCCGAAGTGGCGGTTTGGCCGATGGCTTGTTTCATCCGGCAAAATAA